In Rhopalosiphum padi isolate XX-2018 chromosome 3, ASM2088224v1, whole genome shotgun sequence, the genomic stretch ttctaaaaaaagctAGTGAtgctttttatataaacaattatgtttattattgtacttggcgagttaaaaataagtattcagtgtgaagtttttaaaataatagcacTTACTTagtgtatgatattttattatgtagtgAAATTTCTCTTTAGCAATTATTAGTAAGATAAAAATGAACatcttatatttatagattgacAATATTTTGATACTGTGACATGTCaggtttactattattaacaataatttattattacagataTATGATGATCAAAAATACATTTGCCGAGAACCAGATAGCGTGTATCACTTTTTATCTAGTAGtggccatatttttaaattatgctaTAAGTTGCTGTCTAATAATTtgctaaaatttaatatttatttttctgatttaCCAGTaagtttacttatttattatatatctaagtattaaaatatatctggatttaataattactaaaatatatttcagatTGAGCTTAGACAAAAAATTGATAAAGCATTTGGACAATCTTATTATGGTTCACGGTTTTTGTACCATGCTGATTCAAATTCACCCATTGGATTAAACTTGAGTatcctttttataaaatattgattgcaaagatacataataatgatttataatatgcacttgtagtgtacatattatacaataaaaatacttttaaacacATTTGAAAGGTTTTTGctgtttgttattacttattagcatTTTGTGGTATATAAATGCTTTTTGTGTTgcgtataaaataatcattattttttttcatttgtattcaaattattcttTAACTTAAGCATTAGATTCTTTTGAATACTATATGTTTCATTTTGCCATTTATGGATTAAAGTTGACCTTTGATGAtatttataatgacaataatgatTCTAATCAACAATCCGTGTACAAATTGTTGTGCATAGAgtatcttacattttttttgccaTTAGATAATTCAGCTTCTATGATTTTACCTCAAATACAGTTCAATGTTCTATCGCCAATTTCTaaccaaaaacaaaatacaactaCAAGGTATGTTTAAAGCAATGTTAAATACcaaatttcatttttcatttttaaaaaaatgttcatttactTATACTGTTCTTGCTtgaccaaatattataattttaatttattatatgtttttattttagtaaattattgaatttcataaaaaaagatATTGCTTCGAATGATTTATTAACTGATAAAATCCTAAGTTCATCCTGGATGTTGACATCAGAAGCAACATGGCGTAGTGAAGTAGTAGCATTTTTTTTTGCTGACATctggttaaattataatttatttacaaatgtaaGTATGCAGCATTTTctgtatttatctatattatataaatttaaaatgctcaCCACTTGCTTAACTCGGCAGAAATTATGATGGAAACGCcatgttcatattttaatatacttaggcACCACCACTCACCACTGGctagtacatttatttcatcttaaactataaatacataatgaataattaagatACCTTTATTTAAGTGAAGGTccttaattacctatatttatttatttattaaatttccttaatatatttttatttataaaaataaaacaataaataactattataaaatagaaatattcaaTCACAATTGTCCTAtttgataaaactattattagaaatctttcaatattttttaatttgtaaatcataatatactatctattatgtatgttattgaAGTCtgtgattttttattataattgaaaaattaatcacAGTTGGGTGTGACCAATAACAAAATttcattaaactataaaaaaaaatgttgacaatAATTTACCAGTTGGTCACTCAGTCCACCAGTTTCTGATCGTTGCCTTAGAGCTTAGATCATATTCTAACTTTCAAATTTGATAAcactagttttaataataaagctGAATATCGTCAGCTATGGATGAAATCTTCATAAGTCACTTTTATCAAATTGTTCAGGAACAGCAAAAAAACTgtgacatttttatattgataatatagcATTTGTTTTTGTATGATATCTTATGAAATTTCCGGgaaacaatatgatattatgatatcaaaATATGCACAAAAATACAGTGCatctaatagaaaaaaaaatttatgaaaatttagaTGAGAGGTTTTCGTTTGTATCCGTGATATACAAAATTGGTTTTACTAATCCTAAAGTTGTTATGTTGTATATTAGTACAATAGGGATTAAACATCGTTAAGGTGTGGTATActcttatgtatttaaaaaaaaatgtattttaattcttttatatattattaatagttattattggaTTATTACCGctactattgattttataatatatgatagcaTTTAAAATcatgatattgatattttataaatgtatgctaTTATAGTGttgcttaatatttaattactgaatatttttattgaacggGAGTACGGGATatctatctattataaaatcaatgtcattattaatgttttttttacaacttttattttttttatatttccagGTACCATGCATCGATTTAACAAAGCTAATAAGATGTTTcataaaacatttacatttatattcaaaCTGTGCTAAATATTTGCCAGTAGACAATTTAAAACTGTAAGGTCATTTTTGTGTTATTagttaataggtaatatatattaaacacttTTTCAGAATATTGATGGCTCGTCATGGTATACAAATCTATcagtatttatcatattatatggttCATTGGCCACAGGATTTTTCATTTCGTCTTTTACTTGAGAATTGGCTTTGTTATATTCAACCTTGGCGTTACGATGAATTATCtaaacagtaataaattaaaactacatttttcttttttacatttaaatgtaatcacattctttttttttttttgttcagacAATGTTCTATCACAGATATAGAAATGAATGATAGATGGAGAATTTTTGTCATCAGAAATTTACTGTGTTACACCAGATTATTTCATCTTGCTATAAAAAGATTCATATGTATTGATGTGTGttcaccaagatattcaattaTGGTTTATCGGATGTTAAAagtgaattatataaattttagttatttactaatttaataatgaatacttcaataaaaaaatatacttattatatataagatcCGCAtgggtttatattttattattttaataattatgttattatatttattatattaggtttttACCCACccatatttattgaaaatggtACTTGATATAGAACATTTATATGTGAGCAACCAACTACAACATAAAAAATGGAATACACTATTGACTGAATGTTTGGTTGAGGCCGAAGGTCCATCATTTAAATATGAACTGATGTTTTCAGAAGAACGTAATCatgaagtaaataattatttttaattttaacttattaaaattaataattatggtaacaatacattttttttattttcagtataaactattttatttgaaactaCAAAAATCACTGGATCACGTTGCTGTAGAATTATGTCGTTGTCAAGAAGACAATGTAGGTAGAAATAATTCATCAATGTTGGAATTAATATTAACacctagaaaaaataaaatgtcggaCTATACTCTTAATGAATGGACAGATAttcaaactaatttaaaatcatcGGTAATGTTCTTGGAGCAAATTATTGtgagtatattatcatatatttattaatttcttaaaaaaaaaattattcatagttgatttttaatattttagaatgttAATGTTACAACTACACCAATGATGGCTGATTTTTCAGCGTGGTCTATTTCTGGTGTAAGTGGAAATAACTCTACTTCTAGTATCTTCAATAAAAGTCATTCACTTCTTCAGTCTTTTGAACGTgtaagtgaaattaatattttgttttctattacttatgatattaatttatttttattttcagaatacAATGAATTTACCTTTTAGACCTGTAATTCATGCAAAAGAATGGGAGATCGACCCGGATTATTTGGATGCTTTATCATATGAAAACTATTTTCTTGTTAATTTAAGCAAGTTCTTAAGAAATACTGTGGAGTTATATGTAAGTAGTTTATTGTtttgagttaaatttaaaacttgtaggttttatttgttttatttttattaagagaATTTCACGCCTATatgaattacaaaatatgtacatattgaaAATTTGTGTGTTTAACAGAACTAATTATGTGTTGTTAAATTTACCATACATGTAACCAATATAgtctattttaaaagttaaagatTGGAACCTAAGGTATAGAcctaattagaaatttaaaaatactcaaaactTCCTTATAAAACTTTACGATTAACACAGATAATTTTTATCTAGAAGTTTAAAGTGGTTATTCACTAATATAAAATCTATCTACACAAAAACTGGTTTATATTCTGCCAAAAAAATTTGCTatggtgtatatttttaaagtggACACAGCACATGCGGTATGACATTCTCTTAAATACCATTGACTACATAAAATACCAGCtctaaaataagataatttatattgggtatagaaaatagattataatatttaataattcagttaagtcgcgataactcgaaaTTGAAGGTAGATAAAAAATTGCTTCAAGATATCTAAttgaatttatagtatttaatatataatttatattcttagagaaaaaataaatttgagttGTCAAGTTTTTCATAGTATCACGACTTGACtgtaatacaatttgtaatttatttaacaatttatttgttaaaacttattaaaaaaatataatttttatttatttattccttaattattttaacaatttctttttttgtaggctgtatagataaaaaaaattgatgacatttttttgagaaatatattaatatgctttcataaattatttaaaataatctcttaatatttagaaatattattttgttgaataattcatattttttcctacaataaaaatatatgatttttttttttttaattgggtataagtatactatatacagtTGCCCCAAAAGTTATATATCACCTTAGtatcttcataaaaaaaatcaatatatatttaaatgtggtttttttacagtaataagCAAGGTTTAGGGCTCATAGCacttaaaaacactaaaatatatgcttatatatcacccaataaacttaaaaatatacaataaaagtgaacaaaaaaaaaaacatttgaaaaataatcaacaaaaagaatttattagatatgaaaattttttttttttattattattggaaattatgttattattgataataattttaaattaattaattaattattataaatttataaatcaaatttcttaaaaattagtttttgagtgttctgaaaaaatatgtatatttataaataatatacaagtttatGAGTTTTGCTgcatatctattaaaaatagaacataGACCTTATGTTtatgatgtaatattaaaaagattaGGTTTACAGTCTTTAGCCGATAGACATATTACCAAGGTCTTCCTAATTAAACTTATCAATGGGTTGATCGACTGCCCTGAACTACTTTCCAAGGTCAACTTTAAAATTCCCTATGTCCAGGTCTGCTTATTCTATCCTTTCACTATTCTACTGTTTATGACAGATTATTCCCGTAACAAACCATTGAATAGGATGATGCGTATAGCTAACGAGGATCCGTcttttagtttttgagttatgaTATGTAATTCTTTTCTTTTGTCTTATTACCTTTTCTATTTCAATTGTCATATCTACTACACATTTTTGTATTGtccttatattatgtttaatttgatattttgtacTTTGGCTAAGGcccgtattaaataaaaaaatacagtaaagCCGCTTATTAGTAACACTTTGGGACCAAGGTGactatgtatgtttattatataatttaaaaaagtagaaatgtatatattttactatattatttaaaatatgtgtctcacaaaatttgttttattgtgtCGAGTAACTCCATGACCATATTTATATACGAGTAATGCTGCTCAAAACCTATTTCATCCACACGGTGCTGCACGGCTCTCCTGAGGACACTTAGAGCTTCTACAATTTCCTTGTTTGATGAGGGTGCCAGGGGTGCCTCGCTGTTTTCTTCTTCATCAACAGTATTAAACGAAACACTAATCGCCTTTACGTATGTAAACCGAATCTGAACTACAAACGATACGTACAGAAATAGTAttcttatatgtataggtactgtaCTTATGATAaagtacagtaaaaataaacgtaacgacagaaaatataagatttaagtACATTGGTTATCGCTGGGTATGTCAAATGACATTCGTTTAATTGTTTCAAATAATCGATGTGATGTTTCAATAATccgatttattttcaatgttctAATATATGGCCGGTCCGTCTCGGAACATTTTGTTCCAATAACGCGATTGTATCAATTATTATCCGTGTTCCTAATGAGCGGCTTctactgtaaataaaaataatattgatggtGACAAGGCTAAAAGGTCTAAGCGACATAATTCATAGTTTTCGGGAGAGCCAAAAAACTTTTATtggtgatttaaattttttttttttcgataggcAATAATTTTTACAGTAAGAATAGGGCATTTTTTTATGGAATACTTTTCTTTTGTTTGTATGTGTTCttattgtgtattaatatttttaattagctttcgattataatttatgtgcaTACAGCAATTTGAACAtggtttttcaataattttttcgtTAATGATTATCGATGTCGGTTGTACTACAATCTTATCATTcctatcacaatataatataaacgtctgAAAAATTCGGGTACGAGCACATTGCCCATTATCGTCGCTTGTCCCCCAAAAAATAGCGCCAATGTCTTTTGTTCCCTATTTTTGTCGTTTAGACTT encodes the following:
- the LOC132927118 gene encoding sphingomyelin phosphodiesterase 4, encoding MHSPLFCYPPVTSTTLSSTLLASVDPNNSCYSLIERIRVITSYIDDADERDLYNIYVEIIFEIFGRGSDKGWALDKLKTRIYDDQKYICREPDSVYHFLSSSGHIFKLCYKLLSNNLLKFNIYFSDLPIELRQKIDKAFGQSYYGSRFLYHADSNSPIGLNLNSFEYYMFHFAIYGLKLTFDDIYNDNNDSNQQSVYKLLCIEYLTFFLPLDNSASMILPQIQFNVLSPISNQKQNTTTSKLLNFIKKDIASNDLLTDKILSSSWMLTSEATWRSEVVAFFFADIWLNYNLFTNVPCIDLTKLIRCFIKHLHLYSNCAKYLPVDNLKLILMARHGIQIYQYLSYYMVHWPQDFSFRLLLENWLCYIQPWRYDELSKQQCSITDIEMNDRWRIFVIRNLLCYTRLFHLAIKRFICIDVCSPRYSIMVYRMLKVFTHPYLLKMVLDIEHLYVSNQLQHKKWNTLLTECLVEAEGPSFKYELMFSEERNHEYKLFYLKLQKSLDHVAVELCRCQEDNVGRNNSSMLELILTPRKNKMSDYTLNEWTDIQTNLKSSVMFLEQIINVNVTTTPMMADFSAWSISGVSGNNSTSSIFNKSHSLLQSFERNTMNLPFRPVIHAKEWEIDPDYLDALSYENYFLVNLSKFLRNTVELYCNSHILHLSTTNSILAGILRQALIRKPMKIFSYEPRNDGSGKRVRTPKILPPTISFRWMASYFNLFWILFLLILTYVFNNIGFWIGVLFVLRIVYLSLKYLIGYAPPFKWDNNHED